The Lycium barbarum isolate Lr01 chromosome 9, ASM1917538v2, whole genome shotgun sequence genome has a segment encoding these proteins:
- the LOC132609318 gene encoding 2-isopropylmalate synthase A-like yields the protein MSDEVFQPQVVWLVGDAQITCGSLGLSTATVKLIDIDGQEHIACSVGTGPVDAAYKAVDLIVKVPITLLEYSMNAVTEGIDAIASTRVLIRGEDDLTVTNGSAGHTPHRTFSGTGADMDVVISSVRAYIGALNKMMSFQKLVSRYNKREDSVVV from the exons ATGTCAGATGAAGTTTTCCAGCCTCAAGTTGTTTGGCTGGTTGGTGACGCACAG ATTACATGTGGAAGTCTTGGGCTCTCTACAGCAACTGTTAAGCTTATTGACATTGACGGTCAAGAGCATATTGCTTGTTCTGTTGGAACAGGACCTGTTGATGCAGCTTACAAGGCAGTGGACCTCATCGTAAAG GTACCTATAACACTCCTCGAATACTCCATGAATGCAGTCACAGAAGGTATAGATGCCATAGCTTCAACCAGAGTGTTAATCCGTGGTGAGGATGACCTTACTGTAACGAATGGTTCAGCTGGACATACTCCTCATCGCACATTTAG TGGAACTGGAGCGGATATGGACGTTGTTATCTCCAGTGTCCGAGCCTATATTGGTGCattgaacaaaatgatgagtttCCAAAAGCTGGTCTCGAGATACAACAAACGCGAAGATAGTGTGGTGGTATAG